The Candidatus Eisenbacteria bacterium genome window below encodes:
- a CDS encoding MFS transporter — protein sequence MPRTITPRLGLLAFGHLTIDSYSSFFSPLLPLLVHKLHLSLTLVGTLVALSSITSSFSQPLFGLISDRMRRPWFVAFGPLTAAVFMSGLGLAPSYGALLALLMLGGLGVAAFHPQAAVLASQVSARRNVSMAFFITGGTIGFSVGPMFAVGVVSAFGLEWTWVAAAPGLVASALLLAWFSRVPPRPRHEARHVPLRELRPVARPLSLLYFATVSRSTVSYGFMTFLPLYLNARGYQFSQSGAMVSAYLLLGALGGFFGGWLSERIGGHRLIVLSFLVAAPLYFGFLVLPDALGIPCVILGSFALQSSLSVNVVLGQELSPRHSSAISSLLMGAAWGMGALLIGPIGALADHYGLHAALAVLSCALLGGLTCAMLLPGTRRPAPVVELP from the coding sequence ATGCCTCGCACCATCACCCCCCGCCTCGGCCTCTTGGCCTTCGGCCATCTCACGATCGACTCGTACTCGAGCTTCTTCTCGCCGCTCCTCCCGCTCCTAGTGCACAAGCTCCATCTGAGCCTCACCCTCGTGGGGACGTTGGTGGCGCTCTCCTCCATCACATCGTCGTTCTCGCAGCCCCTCTTCGGCCTCATCTCGGATCGCATGCGGCGCCCCTGGTTCGTGGCGTTCGGGCCGCTGACTGCGGCGGTCTTCATGAGCGGGTTGGGACTCGCGCCGAGCTATGGGGCGCTGCTGGCGCTCCTCATGCTCGGGGGTCTGGGCGTGGCGGCGTTCCATCCGCAGGCGGCGGTCTTGGCGTCGCAGGTATCGGCGCGGCGGAACGTCTCGATGGCCTTCTTCATCACCGGCGGAACGATCGGGTTCTCCGTCGGACCGATGTTCGCGGTGGGGGTCGTCTCGGCCTTCGGCCTCGAGTGGACCTGGGTGGCGGCCGCACCGGGGCTCGTGGCGTCCGCTCTCTTGCTCGCCTGGTTCTCCCGCGTGCCCCCGCGTCCGCGCCACGAGGCCCGACACGTCCCGCTCCGCGAGCTTCGCCCGGTCGCACGGCCGCTCTCGCTTCTCTACTTCGCGACGGTGTCGCGCTCGACCGTGTCGTACGGCTTCATGACGTTTCTGCCGCTATACCTGAACGCGCGCGGCTACCAATTCTCGCAGAGCGGCGCGATGGTCTCGGCCTACTTGCTCCTGGGCGCCCTTGGCGGATTCTTCGGCGGGTGGCTTTCCGAGCGCATCGGGGGCCACCGGCTGATCGTCCTGTCGTTCCTGGTCGCGGCCCCGCTCTATTTCGGCTTTCTGGTCTTGCCGGACGCGCTCGGAATCCCGTGCGTGATCCTGGGGTCGTTCGCGCTCCAGTCCTCTCTCTCGGTGAACGTGGTCTTGGGGCAGGAGCTCTCGCCGAGGCATTCCTCGGCGATCTCGAGCCTCCTGATGGGAGCCGCGTGGGGAATGGGGGCGCTCCTCATCGGGCCGATCGGAGCGCTCGCGGATCATTACGGGTTGCACGCCGCGCTGGCCGTGCTTTCGTGCGCGCTGCTCGGAGGCCTCACCTGCGCGATGCTCCTTCCGGGGACGCGCCGACCCGCTCCGGTCGTCGAGCTGCCGTAG
- a CDS encoding serine/threonine-protein kinase has product MTTTFPTTIGPYRIDRELGRGGMGVVFLGHDTRLDRAVAIKVLPPEVVASAEQLQRFEREARLLASLSHPNIAAIYGVEESEGARYLILEHVEGESLAERLGRGPLPLADTLDICHQIASGIEAAHEGGVIHRDLKPGNVMITPSDVVKVLDFGLAKGKVADSDLGRSPTFPTSPTFPQSPTIAPSPTYHAPTTIPGVVLGTAAYLSPEQARGKPLDRRTDIWSFGCVLYQCLTGSLAFEGETVSDTIARILDRDVDWSRLPGNTPPAIRALLERCLEPDARKRLRDMGDARLAFEELKAGRGVAAPPAAAAVEGAPGKRGLGAMSGAMLGLGIVVVGALALILWGVLGLGGGGGRAGRAVTRASVEIPVGLQVLQWEIAPDGRTILILALPRRTAKGEEPQSQIYARRMDQPSFEPIRGTSRASTFMLSPDGKSISFVAASERSTQTQMLKMPTDGSAPPVPIAKVDVALPRHPSWLESGDFLIPSTNGKEYSRLPSTGGPPSKARPFDAPGFDGSFIFRRPLPGDRGVLLEAISYEGGAYQLGVGVLDLRSRKTKILIRDGGSAEYSPTGHLLFTRGNALLAVPFDLGRLEVKGEPVALLGGLRVVASDGNAEIRLASNGTLLHMLGGNVGQDRRAVVVDAGGKISEWSGERQPFESLVKASPDGSRFAVVIGDAGGIYEIWVSDRGAPVSRRVIAVSGVDAYMPEWSPDGAKLAFNQNGRGNVNGVYIANADGSGAAWRIVKGEEDTPVVPTSWSPDGAQLLCCARLPSGRADLMVAPVSQPHEVDARRVFGEGPSRWSGCFSPDGRMLAYMSNETGQHEAHVCRWEQGGPVGQPILASRNGGNYWLRWSRDGKHLYYESSQNEVASVDISTTPRLSASAPKIAWDLGALRTVSDGSSSLFDLLPDGNLLVIQKGEDEDDLTRFDVAFNFFEEMRAKLRKGSKR; this is encoded by the coding sequence GTGACCACCACCTTCCCGACGACGATTGGGCCCTACCGGATCGACCGCGAGCTGGGCCGAGGCGGCATGGGCGTCGTCTTTCTCGGACACGACACGCGGCTCGATCGTGCTGTCGCGATCAAGGTCCTCCCCCCCGAAGTGGTGGCGAGCGCGGAGCAGCTCCAACGCTTCGAGCGCGAGGCCAGGTTGCTTGCCTCGCTCAGTCATCCCAATATCGCGGCGATTTACGGTGTTGAAGAGAGCGAGGGGGCGCGATACCTGATCCTCGAGCACGTCGAGGGCGAGTCGCTCGCGGAGCGGTTGGGCCGGGGGCCGCTGCCACTCGCCGACACGCTCGACATCTGCCACCAGATAGCCTCGGGGATCGAGGCGGCGCACGAAGGCGGCGTCATCCACAGGGATCTGAAGCCCGGAAACGTGATGATCACGCCGAGTGATGTCGTCAAGGTGCTGGACTTTGGCCTAGCGAAGGGAAAGGTCGCGGACTCTGATCTTGGGCGGTCGCCGACATTTCCGACCTCGCCCACGTTCCCGCAGTCCCCGACAATCGCGCCTTCGCCGACGTACCACGCACCGACCACGATCCCGGGCGTGGTTCTCGGAACGGCGGCCTATCTCTCCCCGGAACAGGCCCGGGGAAAGCCGCTCGACCGCCGCACGGACATTTGGTCCTTCGGCTGTGTGCTCTACCAGTGCCTCACTGGGAGCCTGGCGTTCGAGGGCGAGACCGTCTCGGACACGATCGCGAGGATCTTGGATAGGGACGTCGATTGGTCGCGCCTGCCCGGGAACACGCCGCCGGCCATCCGCGCACTCCTGGAGCGCTGTCTCGAGCCCGACGCGAGGAAGCGGCTTCGGGACATGGGCGACGCTCGACTTGCCTTCGAGGAGCTGAAGGCGGGCCGGGGCGTCGCCGCCCCGCCAGCCGCGGCCGCGGTGGAGGGAGCGCCCGGGAAGAGGGGCCTTGGCGCGATGAGCGGCGCGATGCTCGGTCTCGGCATCGTCGTTGTCGGGGCCCTGGCCCTCATACTTTGGGGCGTGTTGGGTCTGGGCGGAGGTGGAGGGCGTGCCGGCCGCGCGGTTACGCGCGCTTCCGTCGAGATTCCGGTGGGATTGCAAGTGCTGCAATGGGAGATCGCACCCGACGGGCGAACCATCTTGATCCTCGCGCTGCCGCGCAGGACCGCGAAGGGAGAGGAGCCACAATCCCAGATCTACGCCCGGCGGATGGACCAACCTTCGTTCGAGCCAATTCGCGGGACCAGTCGAGCGAGCACCTTCATGCTGAGCCCGGATGGGAAGTCGATCTCATTTGTCGCCGCCTCCGAGCGATCGACTCAGACGCAGATGTTGAAGATGCCCACCGATGGAAGCGCCCCGCCCGTACCCATCGCGAAAGTGGATGTTGCTTTGCCCAGGCATCCGTCCTGGCTTGAGTCCGGCGATTTTCTCATTCCATCGACCAACGGTAAGGAATATTCACGCCTGCCCTCGACAGGCGGCCCGCCATCGAAGGCGCGACCATTCGATGCCCCGGGATTCGACGGATCGTTCATTTTCAGGCGCCCGCTACCCGGCGATCGGGGTGTCTTGCTCGAGGCGATCTCGTATGAGGGCGGCGCCTACCAGCTGGGCGTCGGCGTCCTCGACCTGAGGTCCCGGAAAACGAAGATCCTGATTCGCGACGGGGGGAGCGCGGAATACTCACCCACAGGGCATCTTCTATTCACGCGCGGAAACGCCCTACTCGCCGTTCCGTTCGATCTCGGGAGGCTGGAGGTGAAGGGGGAGCCGGTCGCGCTCCTGGGAGGACTGCGGGTCGTCGCGAGCGACGGGAACGCGGAAATCAGGCTAGCTTCCAACGGGACATTGCTCCACATGTTGGGTGGAAACGTCGGGCAGGACCGCCGCGCCGTGGTCGTGGATGCGGGAGGCAAGATCTCCGAGTGGTCGGGAGAGAGGCAGCCATTCGAGTCGCTCGTGAAGGCCTCACCAGACGGGAGTCGCTTCGCGGTCGTCATCGGGGACGCGGGGGGAATCTACGAGATCTGGGTCTCCGATCGAGGCGCCCCGGTCTCCCGGCGCGTGATCGCCGTCTCCGGAGTCGACGCCTATATGCCCGAGTGGTCCCCCGACGGTGCGAAGCTCGCCTTCAACCAAAACGGGCGAGGCAACGTCAACGGAGTCTACATCGCCAACGCCGACGGGAGCGGCGCGGCCTGGAGGATCGTCAAAGGCGAAGAGGACACTCCAGTCGTCCCGACGTCGTGGTCTCCGGACGGCGCACAGCTCCTCTGCTGCGCCCGACTCCCCTCCGGCCGAGCCGATCTCATGGTCGCACCGGTCTCCCAACCGCACGAGGTAGATGCGCGGAGGGTCTTCGGGGAAGGCCCGTCGCGCTGGTCGGGATGCTTTTCACCGGATGGTCGGATGCTCGCGTACATGTCCAACGAAACGGGACAGCACGAGGCCCACGTTTGTAGATGGGAACAGGGTGGTCCTGTGGGCCAGCCGATCCTGGCATCGCGGAACGGGGGAAACTACTGGCTGAGGTGGAGTCGGGACGGCAAGCATCTGTATTACGAGTCAAGTCAGAACGAGGTCGCGTCCGTCGACATCAGCACCACGCCGCGACTAAGCGCGTCGGCTCCGAAGATTGCATGGGACCTGGGCGCACTCCGGACCGTGAGCGATGGGAGCAGCTCCCTGTTCGACCTCCTGCCTGACGGCAACCTTCTCGTGATCCAGAAGGGCGAAGACGAAGACGATCTCACGCGCTTCGACGTCGCGTTCAATTTCTTCGAAGAAATGCGCGCGAAGCTCCGCAAGGGATCGAAGAGGTAG
- a CDS encoding DUF1211 domain-containing protein: MAESIEKETARVEAFSDGVFAIAITLLVLEFKVPHLPVGASGRDLFLALLKLWPSMVAFLGSFGAILIMWINHHGLFRLIHKIDSPFLFANGFMLLLVTFVPFPTAVLAEYLGTPGERVAAAFYIGTFVVISITFNAFWATATKRRLLKHGVPDAVVLRIRNAYRFGLGVYVASTLLALWNASLGLAACLSLWIYWSVLEYRAET; the protein is encoded by the coding sequence GTGGCTGAATCCATCGAAAAGGAGACGGCACGGGTCGAGGCGTTCAGCGACGGAGTCTTCGCCATCGCGATCACGCTGCTCGTGCTCGAGTTCAAGGTCCCGCACTTGCCGGTGGGAGCGAGCGGCCGGGACCTGTTCCTCGCCCTCCTCAAGCTGTGGCCCTCGATGGTCGCGTTTCTCGGGAGCTTCGGCGCGATCCTCATCATGTGGATCAATCACCATGGCCTGTTCCGCCTGATCCACAAGATCGATTCGCCCTTCCTCTTCGCGAACGGGTTCATGCTCCTGCTGGTCACATTCGTTCCGTTCCCGACCGCGGTTCTCGCTGAATATCTCGGCACGCCGGGCGAGCGGGTCGCCGCCGCGTTTTACATCGGCACCTTCGTGGTCATAAGCATCACCTTCAACGCGTTCTGGGCCACGGCGACAAAGCGCCGTCTCCTCAAACACGGCGTTCCCGACGCGGTCGTCCTGAGAATACGGAACGCCTACCGGTTCGGGCTCGGCGTCTACGTCGCGTCGACCCTGCTGGCTCTCTGGAACGCGTCTCTCGGTCTCGCCGCTTGCCTCTCTCTCTGGATTTACTGGTCGGTGCTGGAGTATCGCGCGGAAACGTAG
- a CDS encoding class I SAM-dependent methyltransferase, giving the protein MSTRASPRASSAGCGRTRGEARTRVSQTEPLIRNISDTARWVAVYRARESERPDALFRDPFAARLAGQRGEEIAAEVLRRSRNDWSLVIRTNLFDTFIADYVGRGGDTVVNLAAGLDARPYRMDLPSSLRWVEVDLPEILDYKEGILAGEKPRCALRRVRLDLANREARRALFAELGRESKAALVVSEGLIVYLTAEQVAGLAEDLAAPAGFRWWTHDLMSPGLRKMVMRQIGSLLNEARAPLRFSPEEGPGFFVRYGWRPVAVHSMLKWAAKKKRLPLLLRLAALLPESQGRQGSHPWGGVCLLERSAAERAT; this is encoded by the coding sequence TTGTCTACGCGTGCCTCACCGCGGGCGTCTTCGGCTGGCTGTGGCCGGACTAGGGGCGAGGCGCGCACGCGGGTGAGCCAAACCGAGCCCCTCATCCGCAACATCTCCGACACCGCGCGCTGGGTCGCGGTCTACCGCGCGCGCGAGTCGGAGCGGCCGGACGCGCTCTTTCGCGATCCGTTCGCGGCCCGCCTGGCGGGGCAGCGCGGCGAGGAGATCGCGGCCGAGGTGCTCCGGCGCTCGCGGAACGATTGGTCTCTCGTCATCCGGACCAACCTCTTCGACACCTTCATCGCCGATTACGTCGGCCGGGGCGGCGACACGGTGGTCAACCTGGCCGCCGGTCTCGACGCGCGGCCCTACCGGATGGACCTGCCGTCCTCGCTCCGATGGGTGGAGGTCGATCTCCCGGAGATTCTCGACTATAAGGAGGGAATTCTGGCGGGGGAGAAACCCCGATGCGCGCTCCGGCGCGTCCGCCTCGACCTCGCCAACCGCGAGGCGCGGCGCGCGCTTTTCGCGGAGCTGGGGCGCGAGTCGAAGGCCGCCCTCGTCGTGTCCGAGGGTCTCATCGTCTACCTCACCGCGGAGCAGGTCGCCGGGCTCGCGGAGGATCTGGCGGCGCCGGCCGGCTTTCGGTGGTGGACCCACGATCTGATGTCCCCTGGGCTCAGGAAGATGGTCATGCGGCAGATCGGCTCCCTCTTGAACGAGGCGCGCGCGCCGCTTCGGTTCAGCCCCGAGGAAGGACCGGGATTCTTCGTCCGTTACGGTTGGCGTCCGGTCGCCGTCCATTCGATGCTCAAATGGGCGGCGAAAAAGAAGCGGCTGCCCCTCCTGTTGCGGCTCGCCGCGCTCCTGCCCGAGTCGCAGGGCCGGCAAGGCTCGCACCCCTGGGGCGGCGTATGTCTTCTGGAGCGATCGGCGGCGGAAAGGGCTACTTAG
- a CDS encoding esterase-like activity of phytase family protein yields MLPKLMLGRLLLASGLLALCVTPAPATTPAPATAPAPGVAAAPGGVRLIPVGRYDFEAPAVGERALRPEGLSGIVSLGGDQYLAIGDEHACLHPLTIQVDSITGKIRAARFGKPIRLLDSLGAHLPDSVLGKDREAIALDATSQSVWIANERTGTDLHRPSLERYALPSGRMTELVRVDSHPMLRVFETIRVNLGFESLARGPGGFWTANEGPLTVDGASATNSAGAVVRLQKLDDQMRPLAQYPYEIDRYPARITSPFFLARNDVRGLSELLALSDGRLRALERSFAGDSTGSANFRNRIYLVDVTDATDVSRGEFAVGLEGRAYTPARKTLLWELNSGFTNSNFEGMAFGGRLANGDQLLILIADNDTGRDEALYSLRLVLPK; encoded by the coding sequence TTGCTCCCGAAACTGATGCTGGGCCGGCTCCTCCTCGCTTCGGGGCTCCTCGCCCTTTGCGTCACGCCCGCGCCCGCGACCACGCCCGCACCCGCAACCGCCCCTGCGCCCGGCGTCGCAGCGGCCCCGGGCGGCGTTCGTCTCATTCCCGTCGGCCGCTATGACTTCGAAGCGCCCGCCGTCGGCGAGCGCGCCCTGCGCCCCGAAGGGCTGAGTGGCATCGTCTCGCTCGGAGGCGATCAATATCTCGCCATCGGCGATGAGCACGCTTGCCTGCATCCGCTGACGATCCAGGTGGACTCGATCACGGGCAAGATCCGCGCGGCACGGTTCGGAAAGCCGATCCGCCTGCTCGATTCCCTCGGCGCGCACCTGCCCGACTCGGTCCTGGGCAAGGATCGCGAGGCGATCGCCCTCGACGCCACCAGCCAGTCGGTCTGGATCGCGAACGAGCGCACCGGAACGGATCTCCACCGTCCCTCTCTCGAGCGATACGCGCTCCCGAGCGGCCGGATGACGGAGCTTGTCCGTGTCGACTCTCATCCCATGCTCCGCGTCTTCGAGACCATCCGCGTCAACCTGGGATTCGAATCGCTCGCGCGCGGCCCCGGGGGGTTCTGGACCGCGAACGAGGGCCCGCTCACGGTGGACGGGGCCTCCGCCACCAACTCCGCCGGGGCCGTCGTGCGACTGCAGAAGCTCGACGACCAGATGCGGCCCCTCGCCCAGTACCCATACGAAATCGACCGCTACCCGGCCCGAATCACCTCGCCCTTCTTTCTCGCGAGGAACGACGTGAGGGGGCTGTCCGAGCTGCTGGCGTTGAGCGACGGTCGGCTCCGTGCTCTGGAGCGATCGTTCGCGGGCGATTCCACCGGATCCGCGAATTTCAGGAACCGGATTTACCTGGTGGACGTGACCGATGCGACGGATGTCTCGCGGGGAGAATTCGCGGTTGGTCTGGAGGGACGCGCCTACACGCCCGCCCGGAAAACCCTGCTCTGGGAGCTGAACTCCGGATTCACGAATTCCAATTTCGAGGGGATGGCGTTCGGCGGACGCCTGGCGAACGGGGACCAGCTCCTGATCCTGATCGCGGACAACGACACCGGGCGGGACGAGGCGCTCTACTCCTTGCGGCTGGTCCTGCCTAAGTAG
- a CDS encoding c-type cytochrome, whose protein sequence is MNLDPRTLAGTLACLALLAWSGSGSAQVPDKFTNLKILPKTIAKDDLIQTMRQFSIGLGVRCNYCHMQADSGKGNKMDFASDAKKEKEIARGMMRMVDSINKKLIPKTGIKSPAKVQCVTCHRGVETPETLTDLLKKTVKKDGIDGAMQRYKELRGKYYGSGAYDFGPGSLSALAEWLARDRKDTDGAISIMKFSIDRDPLVADSYVLLGTFQITKGDKAAAIESLSHALELDPENRKAQDLLKGLQSGQ, encoded by the coding sequence ATGAACCTGGATCCGCGGACGCTCGCCGGAACGCTGGCCTGCCTTGCCTTGCTCGCCTGGAGCGGATCGGGGTCGGCGCAGGTTCCGGACAAGTTCACGAATCTCAAGATTCTCCCGAAGACCATCGCCAAAGACGATCTCATCCAGACCATGCGCCAATTCTCGATCGGCTTGGGCGTCCGGTGCAACTACTGTCATATGCAGGCCGACAGCGGGAAAGGCAACAAGATGGACTTCGCCTCCGACGCGAAGAAGGAGAAGGAAATCGCGCGGGGAATGATGAGGATGGTCGACTCGATCAACAAGAAGCTGATTCCGAAGACCGGAATCAAATCACCGGCCAAAGTTCAGTGCGTCACGTGCCACCGCGGCGTCGAGACCCCGGAAACGCTGACCGATCTGTTGAAAAAGACGGTCAAGAAGGACGGCATCGATGGGGCGATGCAGCGATACAAGGAGCTTCGGGGGAAATACTACGGGAGCGGGGCCTACGACTTTGGGCCCGGATCGTTGAGCGCGCTCGCCGAATGGCTGGCCCGCGACCGGAAGGACACCGACGGGGCGATTTCCATCATGAAATTCAGCATCGATCGAGACCCCCTGGTGGCCGACAGCTACGTTCTTCTCGGCACCTTCCAGATCACGAAGGGCGACAAGGCCGCCGCGATCGAGAGCCTTTCGCACGCGTTGGAGCTGGACCCGGAGAACCGTAAAGCGCAGGACCTCCTGAAGGGGCTCCAATCCGGCCAGTGA
- a CDS encoding type II secretion system protein, whose amino-acid sequence MIRNEKGFTLIELMIVVVIIGILAAIAIPNFIAMQDRAREASVKANMHSFQLAIEDFAVKNTGTYPVAADAAAVKLNMPSGTYPTNPFTGVVDEAALWVAPAAQGRYGTTVVSTNGYTIQGFGKTALLSLSLTNG is encoded by the coding sequence ATGATTCGCAACGAGAAGGGCTTCACACTGATCGAGCTTATGATCGTGGTCGTCATCATCGGGATCCTCGCGGCTATTGCGATCCCGAACTTCATCGCAATGCAGGATCGCGCACGCGAGGCGAGCGTGAAGGCGAATATGCATAGTTTCCAGCTGGCGATCGAGGACTTCGCCGTCAAGAACACGGGTACCTACCCCGTGGCGGCGGATGCGGCGGCCGTGAAGTTGAACATGCCGAGCGGCACGTATCCGACCAACCCGTTCACCGGCGTGGTCGACGAGGCTGCGCTGTGGGTGGCCCCGGCCGCTCAGGGTCGTTATGGCACGACCGTGGTGTCGACGAACGGCTACACGATTCAGGGCTTTGGCAAGACCGCGCTCTTGTCGCTCTCGCTCACAAACGGCTAA
- the acs gene encoding acetate--CoA ligase: MSDEKQPAPKSDKGSGAIAALLDEDRAYPPKAEFTKQANVQDDSIYAQAEKNPEKFWAGIASELDWFTKWEKVLEWRPPDAKWFVGGKINVSYNCIDRHLRGARKNKAAIVWVGEPGDRRTLTYWDLYREVCRFANGLKKLGVAKGDRVAIYMPMVPELPIAMLACARIGAVHSVVFGGFSAEALRDRINDAQAKVLITADGGYRRGQIVPLKRDADEAVKGAPTIEHVVVFKRGEFQVHMKEGRDHWWHRLVDGIADTCWPEPIDSEDLLYTLYTSGTTGKPKGIVHTTGGYLTGVYATTKWVFDLKEEDVFWCTADCGWVTGHSYIVYGPLSNGATVVIYEGSPDWPEKDRFWQIIEELGVTVFYTAPTAIRAFMKWGTEWPGKHRLTSLRLLGSVGEPINPEAWIWYQQNIGGGICPVVDTWWQTETGMILISPLPGVTTTRPGSATRPLPGVVADVVDEKGESVGVGGGYLVLRKPWPAMLRGIYGDPARYREQYWSRFPGVYFTGDGAKRDKDGNFWLLGRVDDVMNVAGHRISTMEVESALVDHPAVAEAAVVGRSHDLKGTAIVAFVTIKDAHPASKDAGSFGPGLMDDLKEHVVKKIGKIARPDEVLFTVDLPKTRSGKIMRRLLRDIAEGKAVGDTTTLADPNVIARLKSKYEEQEG, translated from the coding sequence ATGTCCGACGAGAAACAACCCGCGCCTAAGTCCGACAAAGGCTCCGGCGCGATCGCGGCCTTGCTCGACGAGGATCGCGCCTACCCGCCGAAGGCCGAGTTCACGAAGCAAGCCAACGTCCAGGACGACTCGATCTACGCCCAGGCGGAGAAGAACCCCGAGAAGTTCTGGGCCGGCATCGCCTCCGAGCTGGATTGGTTTACCAAGTGGGAGAAAGTCTTGGAGTGGCGTCCCCCCGACGCGAAGTGGTTCGTCGGCGGGAAGATCAACGTCTCCTACAACTGCATCGACCGCCATCTGCGCGGCGCGAGGAAGAACAAGGCCGCGATCGTGTGGGTGGGCGAGCCCGGCGACCGGCGAACGCTCACCTACTGGGATCTCTATCGCGAGGTTTGCCGCTTCGCGAATGGGCTGAAGAAGCTCGGCGTCGCGAAGGGCGACCGCGTCGCCATCTACATGCCGATGGTTCCCGAGCTGCCGATCGCGATGCTCGCGTGCGCGCGGATCGGTGCGGTGCACTCGGTGGTCTTCGGCGGCTTCTCCGCCGAGGCGCTCCGAGACCGGATCAACGACGCGCAGGCCAAGGTCCTGATCACCGCCGACGGCGGCTATCGGCGCGGCCAGATCGTGCCATTGAAGCGCGACGCCGATGAGGCCGTGAAGGGCGCGCCCACGATCGAGCACGTCGTCGTCTTCAAGCGCGGGGAATTCCAGGTCCACATGAAGGAGGGTCGCGACCACTGGTGGCACCGGCTGGTCGACGGGATCGCCGACACCTGCTGGCCCGAGCCGATCGACTCGGAGGATCTCCTCTACACCCTCTACACGAGCGGCACGACTGGGAAACCGAAGGGAATCGTTCATACGACCGGCGGCTACCTGACCGGCGTCTACGCGACGACGAAGTGGGTGTTCGATCTGAAGGAGGAGGACGTCTTCTGGTGCACCGCCGATTGCGGCTGGGTCACCGGGCACTCCTACATCGTCTACGGGCCCTTGTCGAACGGCGCCACCGTGGTGATCTACGAGGGCTCGCCCGACTGGCCCGAGAAGGACCGCTTCTGGCAGATCATCGAGGAGCTGGGCGTCACGGTCTTCTACACCGCACCCACCGCGATCCGGGCGTTCATGAAGTGGGGCACCGAGTGGCCGGGGAAGCATCGGCTGACGTCTTTGAGGCTGCTCGGCTCTGTCGGGGAGCCGATCAACCCCGAAGCGTGGATCTGGTACCAGCAGAACATCGGTGGCGGGATCTGCCCGGTGGTCGATACCTGGTGGCAGACGGAGACCGGCATGATCCTGATCTCGCCGCTGCCCGGCGTGACGACGACGCGGCCCGGGAGCGCGACGCGGCCCTTGCCTGGTGTTGTGGCCGACGTCGTGGACGAGAAAGGCGAGTCGGTCGGAGTCGGCGGCGGGTACCTGGTCTTGAGGAAGCCCTGGCCCGCGATGCTGCGCGGCATCTACGGCGATCCCGCCCGCTATCGAGAGCAGTATTGGTCGCGGTTCCCCGGCGTCTACTTCACCGGGGACGGCGCGAAGCGGGACAAGGACGGGAATTTCTGGCTATTGGGCCGCGTCGACGACGTGATGAACGTCGCGGGGCACCGGATCTCGACGATGGAGGTCGAGAGCGCTTTGGTCGATCACCCCGCGGTGGCCGAAGCCGCGGTGGTTGGTCGTTCGCACGACTTGAAGGGCACGGCGATCGTCGCGTTCGTGACGATCAAGGACGCGCACCCCGCTTCGAAGGATGCCGGTTCGTTCGGGCCCGGCCTCATGGACGACCTCAAGGAGCACGTGGTCAAGAAGATCGGCAAGATCGCGCGTCCGGATGAGGTCTTGTTTACGGTCGATTTGCCGAAGACGCGGAGCGGGAAAATCATGCGGCGGCTGTTGCGTGACATTGCGGAAGGGAAGGCGGTGGGGGATACGACGACCTTGGCCGACCCCAACGTGATTGCGCGCCTGAAGTCGAAGTACGAGGAGCAGGAGGGGTGA